The proteins below are encoded in one region of Catharus ustulatus isolate bCatUst1 chromosome 21, bCatUst1.pri.v2, whole genome shotgun sequence:
- the TUBB4B gene encoding tubulin beta-4B chain — MREIVHLQAGQCGNQIGAKFWEVISDEHGIDPTGTYHGDSDLQLERINVYYNEATGGKYVPRAVLVDLEPGTMDSVRSGPFGQIFRPDNFVFGQSGAGNNWAKGHYTEGAELVDSVLDVVRKEAESCDCLQGFQLTHSLGGGTGSGMGTLLISKIREEYPDRIMNTFSVVPSPKVSDTVVEPYNATLSVHQLVENTDETYCIDNEALYDICFRTLKLTTPTYGDLNHLVSATMSGVTTCLRFPGQLNADLRKLAVNMVPFPRLHFFMPGFAPLTSRGSQQYRALTVPELTQQMFDAKNMMAACDPRHGRYLTVAAVFRGRMSMKEVDEQMLNVQNKNSSYFVEWIPNNVKTAVCDIPPRGLKMSATFIGNSTAIQELFKRISEQFTAMFRRKAFLHWYTGEGMDEMEFTEAESNMNDLVSEYQQYQDATAEEEGEFEEEGEEEAE; from the exons ATGAGGGAGATCGTGCACCTGCAGGCCGGGCAGTGCGGGAACCAGATCGGAGCCAAg TTCTGGGAGGTGATCAGCGACGAGCATGGTATTGACCCCACTGGCACCTACCACGGGGACAGCGACCTACAACTGGAGCGCATCAATGTCTACTACAATGAGGCCACAG GCGGCAAGTACGTGCCCCGCGCCGTGCTGGTGGACCTGGAGCCCGGCACCATGGACTCGGTGCGCTCCGGGCCCTTCGGGCAGATATTCAGGCCAGACAACTTCGTGTTCG GTCAGAGCGGAGCAGGAAACAACTGGGCAAAGGGCCATTATACGGAAGGTGCTGAATTAGTCGATTCTGTGTTAGATGTTGTAAGGAAGGAGGCAGAAAGCTGCGATTGTCTCCAGGGCTTTCAGCTTACTCACTCCCTGGGTGGTGGCACAGGCTCTGGCATGGGTACCCTTCTTATCAGCAAAATCCGTGAGGAGTACCCAGACCGAATTATGAATACTTTCAGTGTGGTGCCCTCCCCTAAAGTGTCAGATACTGTAGTCGAGCCCTACAACGCCACGCTGTCTGTGCACCAGCTGGTGGAGAACACAGACGAGACGTACTGTATCGATAACGAGGCGCTGTACGACATTTGCTTCAGAACACTGAAGTTAACAACCCCCACCTACGGTGATCTGAACCACCTCGTGTCAGCCACCATGAGCGGTGTCACCACCTGCCTGCGGTTCCCAGGCCAGCTCAACGCTGACCTGCGGAAGCTGGCAGTGAACATGGTTCCTTTCCCACGTCTGCACTTTTTCATGCCTGGTTTTGCCCCACTCACGAGCCGTGGGAGCCAGCAGTACCGGGCTCTAACCGTGCCAGAGCTCACCCAGCAGATGTTCGATGCCAAGAACATGATGGCGGCTTGTGACCCTCGTCACGGCCGCTATCTGACCGTGGCCGCCGTCTTTAGGGGCCGCATGTCCATGAAAGAGGTGGATGAGCAAATGCTCAATGTTCAGAACAAAAATAGCAGCTATTTTGTTGAATGGATCCCTAATAACGTTAAGACAGCAGTCTGTGACATTCCACCTCGCGGCCTCAAAATGTCTGCCACCTTCATTGGCAACAGCACGGCCATCCAGGAGCTGTTCAAACGCATTTCTGAGCAGTTCACTGCGATGTTCCGCAGAAAGGCCTTCCTGCACTGGTACACAGGTGAGGGCATGGACGAGATGGAGTTCACAGAGGCTGAGAGCAACATGAACGACCTGGTCTCTGAGTACCAGCAGTACCAGGATGCCAcagctgaggaggagggagagttCGAGGAGGAGGGTGAAGAAGAAGCAGAGTGA